The Leishmania infantum JPCM5 genome chromosome 19 region CATCAGCCCACCCGGCCGGATGTAGGAGATGCGGCATAtgccgcgcacatgcactgTGGCGCTGGCCGgtgtgcgtctcttcgcGCCTTTCCCGTCCATCACTCGTGCTCCTCTGACCTCTGCATGCCTTCTTGGATGTCATACACCGTCTATGCGTGCTGTGCTTGACCGCAGGTGCACACAGCGCTCGCATTTTCGGGCCCTGGGGCCTGTTTCcggacggcgttgctgtcCGTGCggctcgctgctgtgcgtctgtggcggcgggggcaTTCCACCCTCTCCTGAACCCGCGCGTaagcgtgtgtctgcgcacaGCGAGCTCACGGCTTGCCGTTGTGAAGGGGCAcacaggggggaggggggggcagccaTAGACACGCGACAGGGgaagcgcatgcagcgcgagGCAGATGTGCGCGTAGCCGCATCACTGCGCGCAAGACCACAGCGCGAAGCGCGCTACCTTCGGGCTTCGAGCAACCCGCGAATCTCGCGTAGCATACCGGGCACAGCGCCTGGTATGTCCGCCCTTCCAGCGAACACaggcaggggaggggtggtggtccCCCTTGTTGCACCGCCTGCCTGCGCTTCGGTGCGGGACAGACGCCGGCAAGGAGCGCGTGTCGCATCGTGTAGTGCCGTAGCGGGGGCTGTCGGCCTGGCGTGTGAGACCGGTGGCCGGGTCCGCAATCCATGcagtcggcgtcggcgccccTGGCATGGCTGGCTTTGCAAGCGTGCCCGCCACGTCGTTGTGCACCAGCTCCCAAGGGCCAGAGACGGGCTGGAGTGAGGGGCGAACGCGAcaggccagcagcgccggcacctgTGCCCCCCCCGCCAATGCGTCGCGATGTGCCATCCTCCACCGCTGTCAGGCCGGTGCGGAGCGTCttgaggagggagagcgagtgcgcagccgcagcctGTTGCCGCGGTGCCTACGAGTGCATGGTGGCAGTAGAGCATCGCGGCGGCTTCTGACCGGGTGCCTGCCTGCATGCCCGTATGAGAGCTGCCGAGGCATTGTGGCGGCACCGTGATCCGGCCTGCACACCTGCCGCGCCAAATGCGCGAGGTGGTCTGCTCGCGTGAGGGCGGAGAGGTGTGCAGTTGACTTCGGTGTCGCGCGCCGAAGAgtgtgcagcacctcgtTCTGGGGGCACTCAGCTCCACGAAGTGCTCCCGTGTCCAGTGCTCCGCCCTCCAGCGGGCGGATCGTAGTGTGGTTCGCGTGACATCTTTCGCTGTGGAGAATGTGAGGAGTGCGAGGTCATcagcgaagaaggcgcggcGTAGTCCGGGGGTCTTGATGCGCTGCGCACTCAGCCGGTCCACCACCAtgatggagagagaagggcctCGGGCCGATCCCTGTGGGACCCCGCACGGAAGCCGGGCCATCTTGGCTTTCCTCGTGCGGAAGCAAGCACAAACACGACGGCAGGCCGACAAAGTCATGATCCGGCGAGTGTGGTGCGGGTCTGCGTTGGACCTCCTCAGCACCGTGATCTAACGAGCCAGGAGTGCGAGCGTGGAGCCGTGAGGAGGGAAGCccggctgctgtggctgggGGCCTCTCCTCCAGACGGCTGCGCAGATTGCTGGTCAGCGTTACAGGGTGGTAAGACGCGGGGCCATCATCGGGCTTGTGCGGCCTCAGGAGGTGCTCGCTGTGCCCCTCTTTTCCAGGTAGCAAGGACGCGGCCGGTGGCGACGCTCTCACTGCAGATGTTCAGCAGTGCCCTCTTGCCTTGCATCCGGAGGGCCTTGACGCTCTCAGAGTGGGTTCCGTCGAGGCCCCCGGCcgagcggcagtggcgtTCGCGGAGCGTCATGTGGAGCCGACCCACCGCGAATGGCTGGAAGGGTGTGGAGCTGGGTCTCAGTGGGACGCGGGGTGGGGCTGCCGGGTGCCGCACCGACTTCGGCTTTTGCATCGCCAATTCGTTGGCCTGCTCTCTCgcgctgtggtggcggtAGCCTTGCATCATCGCTGGGGGTGCCGGGCCATATCCCCCCTCAAAGTGGAGAGTGGACCGGACCGCGCACGGGTCACTTggcgccgtggtggcggcgccccGGTCCTTGATGAAGCAGCCGAGCCCCGGGGTGGCGTCCGGTGACGCTTCCGTGGCCccgtctgcgctgcgccgtgccgGGGTGTCGTTATCGCCTGCACAGGCCAGGCATCCGCCCTTAAGCCGGTCGTGCGGGGGTGGCCCCTGCCCGGTCGGATCGTCCTTTCGCGTCCCACGCCGGGTAGTGCGAGCTGGCGCCCACTCGAATCATGCGAGAGCTGAGCGCGACGTTGCTTGGCACCTGATGGAGAGAACTTCCCGAGTCACCAGGTCGCTCTTAGGGGTGCAGCCGGAGGTGAGGTGTGTATCCGTCTAGTAGGGCCACCGCGGCAAAGCCAGAGCGCCCCTGCTGAAACATCGTTCTTtggagcgggagggggagggcgcacACCTGTGCGCATGCCCTGTTGTGCGAGCACGGAGACGCGACAGCCGCGCTTCTttcctcctgctgcaccggcacgcTGATAACCCACGAGGCCGAATGCCGTGGTGGCATGCCCTCCTCTCGCAGAATGCAGACTTGCATCGAGGATTCGCCAAGGAGCCAGGCCCTACCAACACCGTTCGGCGCCGTTTAGTCCAGCGCAAggccacggcagcacacaGCGCAGGCTCGGCCCGGGATCACGCTCAACACCACCGCAACGCAGCCAAAGCCGAGATAAAACGGGAGGCGGACGCGTACGCGTGCTGAACCTTCGACACGATTCGCAGTGAGCTTCTCCGAACTGCTTGATGGTCGCACgtctctgcagcaccgcgctgaCCCATACCTGTCCACGGACACCAAGAGCCCGCTATTCATACCCGAGGGCAGGCTGCAGCTCTCGGTGTCCCCACGAAGAGTGGGTGCACTGCGTCCTTATTCCACGCTGAGGTGACCGGCATCAtgaggaaagagaggagtTTTATGCACAGAATAGTAAGTGCAGAGAGGCTCATGTGCGCTTGGAGCTCCAACTTGCAGAGGTGGACACCGAAGCCCGAGCCTTCTCTTTTCGAGGCCTTGCTCGCTGTTAGCTGGAGGAGGTTGGGGACCTCAGCAATGGCGTTGGAGAGTTGCCCTCCGCCCTcatcccctctctcgcttcaGTCGCTTGTTCTCGGGGCCATGCCGAGAGACACGCGGGAACGTCGTGTTTGGAATGTGATCAAGATGGTGTATGTGATGTCTTTTTTATTACTTGTACGTTTCGTGGCGCAGTCAAGGAAAGGGGTAGCGCCCTTTTCTTGATGGCGCACAATGACTGCAGCTGTTCACCACCTACTCGCTATTCCCTGCTGTCTTGCCGGCCCCCGCCTCCACACTCATACATTGCACGCACGGAGGTGAGTCGACTTCACCACTTCgccacctcccctcccactcgcaccgccgtctcccTTGTGTGCCCTTACAGGAGGCGTGCGACGCGTCCGCGGTCGACCTTCTTTTGTTTCTTTGCGCACGCAAGCAGAAAGACGCTTTCGCCCACGCTCACATCGCACTCGTCATGGCAGAGGCGTTCTTGAGTCAGCGGCCGCACCCGGCGAACCAGACGAGGGACGCGGGGTCTTCTGTAATGCAGATGCGCGTTTCGTGGACGTGCAACGGCCTGGATATCCACGTCCCACCTCTGCGGTATATTTGGCGTGGCGTGCACCGTTCCATCGTGGACAACATCGACAAAGTTTCCGCAATGGTGTACCCCATCCCCTTCTCGTGCGTGGTCGCCTGCGCTGCCGggtcgtgcgtgtgtgtgtggtatGTACCGCAGACGTCCTGGGTGCACACCAACCCAGCCAGCACGTGGCTGCGCTACTTCGACTCCATTGTGACACCGCTCTCGCGGTACCTCCCCCCGTCCTTTCAGGCACCCGTGCTCTGCGCAAAGGCGTGGGCCGTCAcgctcgccgcggcgacggtgctgcaccgcttcgCCTTGCGCAGGCTGCTGCAGTACAAGGGATGGATGCTGGAGAGAAACCCCCAAAAGCCGtcgtggcgcacgcgcgtgtggtCGCTGGTCATGCGCGCCTTTTTCACTCGCCCGTCCATCCCAAAGACAAGAGTGTACGGGAGCTGCCTTCCCAGCGTAccgctgccctcgctgcagcagacggTGAGCAGCTACCTCTCCAGCATGCGTTCCCTTTACCATCAAAAGGACAGCGACGTAAACGAGTggctggagctgcgccggTCCGCTGAGTCCTTCCTGCTCAACGAAGGTCCATCACTGCAGATGTACCTGCGACTGCAGAATGTGATGGGCCACAGCTACGTCCCTGAGTTGTGGACCCGAAACGTCTTCCTTGCCGCGCGCGACTCGCTGTGTCTGCACTCGAACTTTTACACCGTTCCTTTTGCGACGCACCtgcccacccctctccccgaggcgcgcgcagcggtgcttATTTACCTAATGACGCGGCTCAAGGGTCACATTGAGCGCCGTACATTGTGCCCCAACTTCATTGGACCTCGTGATTGTGTGCCCCTGTCCATGGACCAGTACTCGATGGCGTTTAACACAACTCGCATTCCCGGACGTGAGGTAGACGTCCTCGAGCATCGTGGAGAGCGGGAGAACAGCTACCTCGTCATTCTACACCGTGGCCGCATTTATCAAATGCCAGTCATTGACCCACAGACGGGGCGCCAGCTCACCCCGCATCagctggaggtggtgctgcaccagctgctcttggaggtggaggaggaggtgagcaCCGGCCGCGACGAGTctgaggaggacgacgcggaggaCACGCTGGAGACGCTCGGGAAGAAGCGCTCATACCGCGTagtggaggcgctgctgcctgccCTGACCACCGCATCCCGTGCGCAGTGGGCCGACGTGCGTACTAGCTATCTGCTTCACGACTCCAACAACAACGGCCCCTTGCGCATAATCGAGAAGGCGTTATTCGTGGTCAGCTTCGATGAGCGATGTGGGATGGCAGTGCCTTCAAAGGCGAGCTCGGCCGTGGACGAGGTGAAGCGCCTCTCCATGGACTGCGCTCACTATCTCTGCGGCAACGGCTCCAACCTGTGGTGTGACAAGAGCTTCAATCTCGTCGTCCGCTCTGACGGGCATGTTGGCCTGCACGTGGAGCACTCGTGGAGCGACATGTCCACGTTTCTCGGGTTCTTCGAGCACGTGTCTGCGCAGGAGGAGTCTGCCGATCTCTGGTACGACACGGAAAGCGGACACGCAAAGAAGCTGCCCGAGGACAAGCGTCGTGCCAAGCCGTTCCGTGCCCCCAACATCGACAACCCGCTGTGCCcgaagcggctgcgcttCACCATCCACAAAAAGCTGGCTGCTGCTATTCGCCGGGCGCACACAGAGTTCCTCCTCAACACCAGCTCGCAGGTGGACCTCCACGTCGTGCGGTACAGCGAGTACGGCCGTGAAGTCCCCAAGAGCATGGGATGCAGTCCCGACGCGTGGGTCCAAATGGCTATTCAGCTCGCCCATTACATTGATCAGGGAGGGCACTTCAGCCTCGTGTACGAGtctgtgccgcagcgcatgTTTGCGAAGGGTaggacggaggcggtgcgcagtGTTACTGACGTGAGTAGCACCTTCGTGAAGGCGATGGCCTCCACTGGAGGTGAGGATGAGGCTATGTCTGCAGAGGAGAAGCGAGCACTGTTGATCGACGCCTGCGCCAATCACCAGCGCGCCGTGCAGGAGGCTGTGGCGGGAGGTGGGGTGGACAGGCATCTCTTCGCGCTGTTCATGGCGAGCGCTAGCCAGGAGACACCTTCCGACTTCCTTACCGCCGCCCTTCGCAAGACGAAGTGGAAAGTGAGCAGCGCTCAGGCCCATCAACGCAACCTGCTCGATCGACTCCACCCcgcaggtggcggcagctgtTATCACGAGACGCCTGGGTTTGGCTTTGGCCCTGTATCCCCCGATGGCTACGGTATCTCCTACTGTTTCTGTGCCAACGAGGTGCTCTACGTCACTATCACATCCTACAAGAACTGCGACGCCACGTCGTCGCGCACCCTCGGCAACCACATGACGAGGGCTCTCGACATGCTGGGCGCGCTCAGCGCGTCTGGTCGCGACGACTCAGCACCGCGCTGAGAAAGGGAGAGTgagtgctgcagcagctcgcggcgACGTCCGACTTTCGAGGCTTCATTTCTCGTGTCGATAAGTACGTATGCGGTGTGCGGCCGATAGGGAGGCAGGGAGGTGGCGTGGCACGCCTTGTCTTCTCCTCTTGCTTCATGCTCTGTTTGGTGTCCGTCGTCCTTGGCCTGGTGCCCTACATTCGCCCCGTTAGTGTTCTTTGCCTCGTTGTCTTCGTTAGGCGAACAGCAATGGGACATCTGAGAAAACGAATGTGATCGATGCAGCGCTTGTCTTCGAGGCGCAGACGggatgtgtgtctgtctgtatGTGGAGGGGAACGGCGAGTGAGAGGCACAACCATACGGAGATTGAGAGAactctctgtctttctcgTGTGCCCACTCCGTGGGGCTGTGCCCTCACCTCTTCTTGACACTGCACACTCTCACTCATTCAGAGGGACAaaggcgagctgcgccgaTGACCTTCTTTGTGTTGTTCGCTTTTCGACTGAGGGAGCGTACAGGCGACAGACATGCATGTATGgacgtatatatatatatatatatatgcaaGCGAAAtgcgaaaagaaaaggacaCCCCCAGTAGCTtcttcttcccccccccccaatctctcacacacacgcacacacgtctGTACCCACGTGCAGGATGACCACCGCCACAACAAACGCTTACTTTGCTCAAGGTGCGCAATCTTCGAATACGCACCCGCACTCAAGTACACAAACTCGCACGCGCTAGAAAAGTGCGAGGCGGATCCAACTCTCCGCTATACCGCATCCAGCGGAACTGAATAGCAACATCCGTTCTCTAAAGCGTGGCCGATTCTCAACCCCTACCCAGGCGACAGGAGTGCCGTTTACGCGTTTTCTGCATCGTCTCTGAAGCCACTACACACGGAGCCGGAAGGGGGTCAGGGCACTGACTTCTAGTGCACGCGACACGCGATCAATGCTCGACTCAggctcctccagcgccgaaGGCGGCGCGAAGCGGTTCAGCCGCCAGCAGATCATTCAGCACGTCAAAAAAAGCTTGCTCTACACGGCGTTCGACGTCAGGTGGGTGCCGCAGACGGCGTCCTTCGCGGTGGTCGGACAGTACCCAAACAACCACGGTGCGCTCTCCGTTTAtcagctgcaccacggcgatGTGCAGCCGACGGTCGAGGTGCGGCTTCCTCATCCGCTGAAATGCTGCACGTTTGGGCATAACGTATCTTTTAGCAGCAGTGGAGGGAACACCAGCAACATCACTGCCGCCAGTGCGACGATGAATCAGATCGCGACTGGCGACTTTGCCGGCAGCTTGCAGATTTTCGACCTGAGCCGCCTCGGCTCGACCCCCTCAAGAGCGCCCAACGCACTGAGCGACGTGACAGCGGCTTCTGTGCTTCACATACCCCATGCACACGAGAGCATCATCAACGCCATCGACGGCGCGCGTTACTCGGGGCCGCCGGAGGTGGCGACAGGGAGCCGCGACGGCTCCGTCAAGGTGTGGGACACTCGCCAGTCTAACAAGCCGGTTGTGTCGCTCAACCCTGTCGACCCTGCTCGCGCCCGCGACTGTTGGACAGTACGACTCGGAAACAGCTTCGACCCGGACGAGCGTGTGGTCGCTGCGGGCTACGACAACGGTGACGTCAAAATATTCGACCTTCGCACGCAGAAGATGCTGCACGAGATGCACGTGAACAACGGCGTGTGCGATTTGGAGTTTGATCGGCCCGACATTCCCATGAACAAGCTCCTCGTATCGTCTCTGGAGGGTCGCGTGCGGTGCTACGACATGCGCACCTTGCATCCCAAGCTCGGCTACGCGTACGTGGAGGAGCGCGTATCCGAGGGGACGGTGTGGTGCTCTCGCGCGCTGCCACAGAACCGAGAGATCTTCttgagcggtggcggtggcgagctGACGCTGTGTCTCTACAAGTACCCGCCAGAGCGCACTCTGAAAGACGGGGATGGGCTTCAGCGCGGCGTGGCGGGCGCAGTGGAGCAGCTGAACAAGGCGAAGATCGGCGATCAGCCTATCAACGCGATGGACTGGAATCGCTCAAAGGAGGGTCTCgctgtgtgcgcctctttcGACCAGAGCATTCGGGTCATGCTGGTCACTAAGCTCAGTCTACTTTCGTAGCGACAGGGCGAgtagggggtggggagggacGGGCGGAAAGACTTCGCACCACCAGAATGCGCACACGCCTGCATAGGCGCGCTGCGCGCTCTTTTCCTGACTTGTTCCTCATCGACAAGGGCCTACAAACTGCTTATGTGTTGTGCGACTGCGGCCTTGTTTGCCCCCCTACCTCCCTCACCACTGACATATCTGTCTCCGTTTGCATGCTTCGCGATGGCGCCCACTCATGGTGGTTACACGACCCcccttttcttcctctcgTCTCTCATCGTTGTGCATCACTTGTCTCATCTGCGTCGGTGCGTGCGGTtgcagcgtgcgcggcggcggatcGAAGGCAACGTGAACACGTGGGCGCCCACTGTGCAatcagacacacacgcacacacacacatccgtCCATAGTGGGATGCTGTTGTTGCTCGCCGTCATGTGCCTGTGCCGTTTGAGGAGTTCTTGTTTATAGAGGGCGGCTGCTGGGTCGGTGGTGCCTTTctcgtgcctgtgtgcgcgcgtatgAGCGATGACTGCAGTGGGCTGTGTGCATGCCGCTCCCCGTCCTCTCCCGTCTTCACTGCTCCTTTGCTTGCCTGTGGCTTCGCCTCccccgtgcgtgtgtcgtgCACAACACCGCAGACGGGAGCCGACCGTGCCCAATGTTGTACATTGTGCACTTATACCGAACcaccgagcagcagcggcggcagtggaaAGGAATACAAACGAACACTCATGCGCACACCAACGGAAAGAGTACCCGACAAGTACAACATCGCTGGCATCCGCGTAGACGTGAAGCAGAGGAGAAGGCCAAGCCGGGGGTGGAGGCGAGCCTCACACCATGTGCAGGCCTACGCGAATTTGACCTTTTTGTTTCATGGAAGCAACGAAGGAAAAAGCGACGCCACTCTGCGTGCGGCTGTGGGCCGATGTATGATTTTCGTCTCTTTGTATGTCCCTCACCATGCCACGTCCCGACTTCCCTGCATCTTGTGGCGctgtgcggggggggggctacACGATATCGCCTCCGGCGACTGTCGTCtgtgcacgcatgcaggcACTTTCGACGCCGAGGCAGTGGCGGTGAACTATTCTCACGCTTGGACGCCCCATTCTTGTCTCTGCCGCGCGCTCTACGCTGATGCGGACGCTCACACGCGCGTCCACGTTCGCAGCCCACTGCTCTCCGTCTTCTCTCTGTTCATTTGTCTGCTTGAGTCGTGCATTTCTCTtcagcgtggcggcgacaTACTGCGCGTCCCTCTCTTGACCTCCCTCTCAGTCTTTCGTTTTATATaccgtcttcctctcccgACTCTCTCGTTCTCCGGGCCTTCCCGCTGTAGCGCAGCCCTTCAAGGCACATTCGCCCTTCGTGCACCTGCTTcacttgcgtgtgcgtgcgtgtgtgtgacaTGGACGCAATGGCGACCAACAACGCGAACTACCGCATCAAGACCATCAAGGATGGCTGCACCGCCGAGGAGTTGTTCCGGGGCGATGGACTGACGTACAACGACTTTATTATTCTGCCAGGCTTCATCGACTTTGGCGCTGCCGATGTGAACATCTCCGGCCAGTTCACGAAGCGCATCCGCCTCCACATCCCGATCGTGTCGTCGCCGATGGACACCATTACGGAGAACGAGATGGCGAAGACAATGGCACTTATGGGCGGCGTCGGTGTGCTGCACAACAACTGCACGGTGGAGCGGCAAGTGGAGATGGTGAAGTCGGTGAAGGCGTACCGCAACGGATTCATCTCCAAGCCCAAGTCGGTGCCTCCGAACACTCCCATCAGCAACATCATCCGTATCAAGGAGGAAAAGGGCATCAGCGGCATTCTTGTGACGGAGAACGGCGACCCGCACGGCAAGCTGCTTGGCATCGTGTGCACGAAGGATATAGACTACGTAAAGAACAAGGACACGCCGGTATCGGCGGTTATGACGCGACGTGAGAAGATGACGGTGGAGCGTGCACCGATTCAGCTGGAAGAGGCAATGGACGTGCTGAACCGCAGCCGCTACGGCTACCTGCCTATCGTGAACGAGAACGACGAGGTTGTCAATCTCTGCTCCCGTCGCGATGCTGTCCGCGCGCGTGACTACCCGCACAGCACACTGGACAAGAGCGGTCGACTCATCTGCGCTGCCGCAACCTCAACGCGCCCGGAGGACAAGCGGCGAGTGGCAGCTCTGGCGGATGTCGGCGTTGATGTTCTGGTTCTGGACAGTTCTCAGGGCAACACGATCTACCAGATCGCCTTCATCAAGTGGGTCAAGTCGACCTATCCGCACctcgaggtggtggcgggaaATGTGGTGACGCAAGATCAGGCCAAGAACCTCATCGATGCCGGCGCGGACGGTATTCGCATCGGcatgggcagcggcagcatctgCATCACGCAGGAGGTTCTAGCTTGCGGTCGTCCTCAGGGTACGGCGGTGTACAAGGTGGCACAGTACTGCGCGTCCCGCGGCGTTCCGTGCACTGCTGACGGCGGCCTTCGCCAGGTCGGCGACATCTGCAAGGCGCTTGCCATCGGTGCCAACTGCGCGATGCTCGGCGGCATGTTGAGTGGCACAACTGAGACGCCTGGCGAGTACTTCTTCAAGGGCGGCGTGCGCCTGAAGGTGTACCGCGGCATGGGGAGCCTGGAGGCGATGAGCCAGGGCAAGGAATCCGGCAAGCGCTACCTCTCCGAGAACGAGGCGGTACAGGTTGCACAGGGCGTGTCTGGCAACGTCGTGGACAAGGGCTCTGCCGCGAAGCTCATTGCCTACGTCTCGAAAGGGCTCCAGCAGTCGGCGCAGGACATCGGCGAGATCAGCTTCGACGCGATTCGCGAGAAGATGTACGCCGGCCAGGTGCTTTTCAGTCGCCGCTCCCCCACGGCCCAGGGCGAGGGGGGCGTGCACTCGCTTCACAGCTACGAGAAGAAGTTGTTTGCAGCCAAGATGTAGGACGTGCAGGCAGTTCTCTTCCCTTCGCCTAACTGTCCTCCCCTCTCGCGTCGTCTCCGTGCccttctcttgctgctgcttgcgcttGAAAAAGCGCGTTCCTTGATCGACGACTTGGCGCCTTTTACTGCTGCTGGCTTGCTCAGCGTCGTGGAACACACGCAAGCAACAGACGCAGTCCACacatcccccctcccaagAGGCCAAGTTGCACTCACGGGCTATTCTGAGCACGGCTTGGATGAGACCATCCCCGTCatcttttttcctttgctgCTATGCCTTTCGAGCCCGCCGTGCAAGAGGTATCCACCGCGTGCCACCTGAAATGGGGCAGGAGGGCTGCAGAGGTGCACGCTTGCGCGACTCGGGGGGACAGccaaagagagggagagagcggggcGCAGTTGCTCTTGTCCATGAACTATGCCTGTGCGCCACTCAAACTGCCCAGTGCGTTTTTGTGCGCATCTTCATGA contains the following coding sequences:
- a CDS encoding inosine-5'-monophosphate dehydrogenase, whose amino-acid sequence is MATNNANYRIKTIKDGCTAEELFRGDGLTYNDFIILPGFIDFGAADVNISGQFTKRIRLHIPIVSSPMDTITENEMAKTMALMGGVGVLHNNCTVERQVEMVKSVKAYRNGFISKPKSVPPNTPISNIIRIKEEKGISGILVTENGDPHGKLLGIVCTKDIDYVKNKDTPVSAVMTRREKMTVERAPIQLEEAMDVLNRSRYGYLPIVNENDEVVNLCSRRDAVRARDYPHSTLDKSGRLICAAATSTRPEDKRRVAALADVGVDVLVLDSSQGNTIYQIAFIKWVKSTYPHLEVVAGNVVTQDQAKNLIDAGADGIRIGMGSGSICITQEVLACGRPQGTAVYKVAQYCASRGVPCTADGGLRQVGDICKALAIGANCAMLGGMLSGTTETPGEYFFKGGVRLKVYRGMGSLEAMSQGKESGKRYLSENEAVQVAQGVSGNVVDKGSAAKLIAYVSKGLQQSAQDIGEISFDAIREKMYAGQVLFSRRSPTAQGEGGVHSLHSYEKKLFAAKM
- a CDS encoding choline/Carnitine o-acyltransferase-like protein; translated protein: MAEAFLSQRPHPANQTRDAGSSVMQMRVSWTCNGLDIHVPPLRYIWRGVHRSIVDNIDKVSAMVYPIPFSCVVACAAGSCVCVWYVPQTSWVHTNPASTWLRYFDSIVTPLSRYLPPSFQAPVLCAKAWAVTLAAATVLHRFALRRLLQYKGWMLERNPQKPSWRTRVWSLVMRAFFTRPSIPKTRVYGSCLPSVPLPSLQQTVSSYLSSMRSLYHQKDSDVNEWLELRRSAESFLLNEGPSLQMYLRLQNVMGHSYVPELWTRNVFLAARDSLCLHSNFYTVPFATHLPTPLPEARAAVLIYLMTRLKGHIERRTLCPNFIGPRDCVPLSMDQYSMAFNTTRIPGREVDVLEHRGERENSYLVILHRGRIYQMPVIDPQTGRQLTPHQLEVVLHQLLLEVEEEVSTGRDESEEDDAEDTLETLGKKRSYRVVEALLPALTTASRAQWADVRTSYLLHDSNNNGPLRIIEKALFVVSFDERCGMAVPSKASSAVDEVKRLSMDCAHYLCGNGSNLWCDKSFNLVVRSDGHVGLHVEHSWSDMSTFLGFFEHVSAQEESADLWYDTESGHAKKLPEDKRRAKPFRAPNIDNPLCPKRLRFTIHKKLAAAIRRAHTEFLLNTSSQVDLHVVRYSEYGREVPKSMGCSPDAWVQMAIQLAHYIDQGGHFSLVYESVPQRMFAKGRTEAVRSVTDVSSTFVKAMASTGGEDEAMSAEEKRALLIDACANHQRAVQEAVAGGGVDRHLFALFMASASQETPSDFLTAALRKTKWKVSSAQAHQRNLLDRLHPAGGGSCYHETPGFGFGPVSPDGYGISYCFCANEVLYVTITSYKNCDATSSRTLGNHMTRALDMLGALSASGRDDSAPR